Below is a window of Phoenix dactylifera cultivar Barhee BC4 chromosome 7, palm_55x_up_171113_PBpolish2nd_filt_p, whole genome shotgun sequence DNA.
TCAGGACTCTGGCATCAAAATCCTTTTTTTATTCCGTTTGTTTGGAATATGCCTTCTGATTTATCAGTGTTCTTGGTTAAGTATGCTGATTTGATTTCATCTCTAATGTACTCTGactaaaattagaaaaattctAATATCAAATATGCTTTGTTAGTAAAAGTTCAATTTTTTGGATCAAGTAATGCGCTCCCCACTTCTCCccccgccaaaaaaaaaagaaacacgtGCTTCCATCAAATGGTCTTCAAATCTCGGTTTAGGTTGTGGgactttttttcccctttttataaaacaaaaatttaaatatgagcTTCGGGCTTTAACTGAAATTGAGATCTCTGGTCTTGGTAAACAGATTCAATGTAGAATAATCCATATAATGTTGCAACGGATGTTTGATGTCCTAGAGCACACTTTTAACTCCATCGTTCTGCCTTATTTATTGAAGTTGTGGCTGTCTTGAAAAAAATTAGGTTTACTCTCAGGTTGTCAATTCTTTTCGTTTTTTGGAGTAGCAACATAAGATATGTTAGGTTTAGGGTATTTATGGTTAAGAGGCTTTCCCGTGCTTGTGGTGAGGTGTCTTGATTCTGTTGATGGTTTGCTATTGTATTTCAGAATTTTGAGATAACAATTGGTGGAGGAGGGTTGAAAATATGGAGCACAACAAGACCGAATGCCAAACTCCTGAAGCTCCAATTCTCTGCATCAACAACTGTGGCTTCTTTGGGAGTGCAGCAACCATGAACATGTGCTCCAAGTGCCACAAGGATCTGATATTAAAGCAGGAACAGGCCAAGCTGGCATCATCATCCATTAATGGCATTGTAAATGGCAGTGGTAGTAGCAGTGGAAAAGAGCCAATAGTTTCCGAGAATGCAAATGTAGCTGTTGGCCCAGTGGAGCCAAAAACCATCTCTGCACATCTGTCTGATTCAACGGTCATAAGTGAGGGTGGTGAGACAAAGGTGAAGGTCGGCCCAAATAGATGCAGCACTTGTAGGAAGCGAGTTGGGTTAACTGGGTTCAATTGTCGTTGTGGAAATCTTTTCTGTGCAACACATCGCTATTCTGAGGAGCATAACTGCCCATTTGATTACAGAACAGCAGGCAGAGATGCTATAGCCAAAGCCAACCCTGTTATCAAAACTGAAAAGCTTGACAAGATCTAGAGACGTGGACAAGAAGGTTGATGGAATCTGAGAAAGTTTGTCTTCTTGTCTATGGCTTCTCAAATCATGCTCTCTGCTTGTCTTCAGGGGCATTCATTATTGCCATAAATGGATGGAGGCATGATGTGGTGGCTTCCTTGTAGCCTCAAGAACTTGTTGGTTGCAGAAGGTTTCCATGTTGGCTCTGATGTGTAAGCTTTTTATTTGCATTGTGGATGATTTAAAGTTCTTATGATGTGGCTATCTTTATGATTTTCTGTTGTATCTTCTGTATTGTGTTTCAGCAGTGATAGTGCCCTAGTGATGTGAATGGTATATATCTTCTTTGTGTTTCATTGCT
It encodes the following:
- the LOC103711371 gene encoding zinc finger A20 and AN1 domain-containing stress-associated protein 8-like, with translation MEHNKTECQTPEAPILCINNCGFFGSAATMNMCSKCHKDLILKQEQAKLASSSINGIVNGSGSSSGKEPIVSENANVAVGPVEPKTISAHLSDSTVISEGGETKVKVGPNRCSTCRKRVGLTGFNCRCGNLFCATHRYSEEHNCPFDYRTAGRDAIAKANPVIKTEKLDKI